The Salmo salar chromosome ssa06, Ssal_v3.1, whole genome shotgun sequence genome window below encodes:
- the LOC106607359 gene encoding G-protein coupled estrogen receptor 1, with translation MIQDLRSKDTGSMEVQTTSLVQVYVNGTEQLNTSYDYNVTDASENPDTYQFYTIGLFLSCLYTILLFPIGFIGNILILVVNLNHREKMTIPDLYFVNLAVADLILVADSLIEVFNLNEKYYEYAVLCTFMSLFLQVNMYSSIFFLTWMSFDRYVALASSMSSSPLRTMQHAKLSCSLIWMGSILATLLPFTIVQTQHRGEVHFCFANVFEIQWLEVTIGFLVPFSVIGLCYSLIVRILMRAQKHRGLWPRRQKALRMIGVVVLVFFICWLPENIFISIQLLHGTDDPAQRSTFSGHLWHDYPLTGHIVNLAAFSNSCLNPIIYSFLGETFRDKLRLFIKQKASWSVLYRFCHHTLDLHIPVRSEVSEV, from the coding sequence ATGATTCAGGACCTTCGAAGCAAAGACACAGGCAGTATGGAAGTGCAGACCACCTCTCTGGTTCAGGTATATGTCAATGGTACGGAGCAACTGAACACCTCATATGACTACAACGTCACGGACGCGTCTGAGAACCCAGACACCTATCAGTTCTACACCATCGGCCTCTTCCTCTCTTGCCTCTACACCATCCTTCTCTTTCCCATCGGATTCATTGGGAATATACTCATCCTGGTGGTCAACCTCAACCACAGGGAGAAGATGACCATCCCGGACCTCTACTTTGTCAACCTGGCGGTCGCAGACCTCATCCTGGTGGCAGACTCCCTCATCGAGGTCTTCAACCTCAATGAGAAGTACTATGAGTACGCTGTTCTGTGTACTTTCATGTCCTTATTCCTGCAGGTCAACATGTACAGCAGCATCTTTTTCCTGACATGGATGAGCTTTGACCGCTACGTGGCTCTGGCCAGTTCCATGAGCAGCAGTCCTCTGAGGACCATGCAGCACGCCAAGCTCAGCTGCAGCCTCATCTGGATGGGCTCCATCCTGGCTACGCTGCTCCCCTTCACCATCGTCCAGACCCAGCACCGTGGCGAGGTGCACTTCTGCTTCGCCAACGTCTTTGAGATCCAGTGGTTAGAGGTGACCATCGGCTTCCTGGTGCCCTTCTCCGTCATCGGCCTGTGCTACTCGCTGATCGTGCGTATCTTGATGCGGGCGCAGAAGCACCGGGGCCTGTGGCCTCGCAGACAGAAGGCCCTGAGGATGATcggggtggtggtgctggtgttcTTCATCTGCTGGCTGCCTGAGAACATCTTCATCAGCATCCAGCTGCTGCATGGCACGGACGACCCGGCCCAGCGCAGCACCTTCAGCGGCCACCTGTGGCACGACTACCCGCTGACGGGCCACATCGTCAACCTGGCCGCTTTCTCCAACAGCTGCCTCAACCCCATCATCTACAGCTTCCTGGGGGAGACCTTCAGGGACAAGCTAAGACTCTTCATCAAGCAGAAGGCCAGCTGGTCCGTGCTCTACCGCTTCTGCCACCACACCCTAGATTTACACATACCTGTGAGGAGTGAGGTATCGGAGGTGTGA